The genomic DNA CTGCGCTTCGTGCGCGACACGAGCCGCCTGGTGCGCGAGGTCATGACCAGCCAGAACCTGGTGACCGTGCCCGAGGGCACGACGCTCGAGCAGGCCGCCGAGAAGCTGCACGCCCACCGCATCGAGAAGCTGCCCGTGGTCGACGCCGCCGGCAACCTCTGCGGCCTGATCACGGTCAAGGACATCCAGAAGAAGCTCGACTACCCGCGGGCCAGCAAGGACGGCCGCGGCCGGCTGCTCTGCGGCGCGGCCGTGGGCATCGGCGAGGCCGGGCGCGAGCGCATCGACCTGCTGGTCGAGGCCGGCGTCGACCTGCTGGTCGTCGACACCGCGCACGGGCACTCGCGCAACGTGATCGAGGCGGTCCGCGAGGTGAAGCGGCGCCACCCGGGCCAGCAGGTGCTGGCCGGCAACATCGCCACCGGCGAGGCGGCCCTGGCCCTGATCGAGGCCGGCGCCGACGCCCTGAAGGTGGGCATCGGCCCCGGCTCGATCTGCACCACGCGCGTGGTGTCGGGCGTGGGCGTGCCGCAGATCACCGCACTGCTGGACGTGGTGCGCGCCGCCCGGCCGCACGGCGTGCCGGTGGTCTCCGACGGCGGCATCAAGTACTCCGGCGACGTCGTCAAGGCCATCGCCGCGGGCGCCGACACCGTCATGCTGGGCTCGCTCTTCGCCGGCACCGAGGAGGCGCCGGGCGAGAAGATCCTGTTCGAGGGCCGCGTCTACAAGGGCTACCGCGGCATGGGCTCGGTGGCGGCCATGCAGCAGGGCAGCAAGGACCGCTACTTCCAGGACACGGTGACCGAGGCCGACAAGCTCGTGCCCGAGGGCATCGAGGG from bacterium includes the following:
- a CDS encoding IMP dehydrogenase, whose product is MGPDRTIAEALAQMARYSISGVPITEGRRLVGILTNRDLRFVRDTSRLVREVMTSQNLVTVPEGTTLEQAAEKLHAHRIEKLPVVDAAGNLCGLITVKDIQKKLDYPRASKDGRGRLLCGAAVGIGEAGRERIDLLVEAGVDLLVVDTAHGHSRNVIEAVREVKRRHPGQQVLAGNIATGEAALALIEAGADALKVGIGPGSICTTRVVSGVGVPQITALLDVVRAARPHGVPVVSDGGIKYSGDVVKAIAAGADTVMLGSLFAGTEEAPGEKILFEGRVYKGYRGMGSVAAMQQGSKDRYFQDTVTEADKLVPEGIEGRVPYKGHLEDIFYQIVGGLRSGMGYCGTRTIADLQREGRFVRVTAAGLRESHPHDVLITKEAPNYGTRV